From the Lathyrus oleraceus cultivar Zhongwan6 chromosome 4, CAAS_Psat_ZW6_1.0, whole genome shotgun sequence genome, one window contains:
- the LOC127075158 gene encoding ankyrin repeat-containing protein BDA1: MSTTNLDKLTDAAEAGNIDLLYAVIQTDSSILENIDSKQFVETPLHIAASRGHIQFSIEVMNLKPSLAWKLNPQGFSPIHLAMQNGQKRTVSRFVDMNKDLVRIKGREGLTPLHFASQIGEVDLLAEFMAVCPDSIEDVTVRGETALHIAVKNNNYEALYLLVYFLRENTKRGARRLEYKILNRKDEADNTILHILVQRDLEPQVEEALGLMLNTRINLNAKNLENKTALDMAANVDIRSILLSGGAKSNSQINNAPTYAQKLRSKTTIIENVLIWKRNIRSDISEEQRNTWLIVATLVATATYQSALSPPGGVYQVNASDTNVNITGGVSNPGNAGKSVLSRNEFFVYSLLNMLSFFVSTIAVFILTPNGIIGVLVSGPVGWFVLCYIFSMVRTSPTHANAIFVKIVSFSIMFVALPCWAIIVYYGLRRIMLKKLGRS; the protein is encoded by the exons ATGAGCACAACCAATCTTGATAAACTTACGGATGCTGCTGAAGCAGGTAATATAGACCTCCTCTATGCAGTAATTCAAACTGATTCGTCCATTTTGGAGAATATAGACTCCAAACAGTTTGTCGAAACTCCTTTGCATATCGCCGCATCTAGGGGCCATATCCAGTTTTCCATTGAGGTTATGAATTTGAAACCTTCATTGGCTTGGAAGCTAAACCCACAAGGCTTCAGCCCCATTCATCTAGCAATGCAAAACGGCCAAAAGAGAACGGTGTCTCGATTTGTTGACATGAATAAAGATCTTGTTAGAATTAAAGGAAGAGAAGGTTTAACTCCTCTTCATTTTGCAAGTCAAATTGGTGAAGTTGACCTTTTAGCAGAATTCATGGCTGTTTGTCCAGATTCTATTGAAGATGTGACTGTGAGAGGTGAAACTGCACTGCATATTGCTGTGAAAAACAACAACTACGAGGCTCTTTATCTTCTTGTTTACTTTCTTAGAGAAAATACCAAGAGAGGTGCAAGGAGGTTAGAATATAAAATACTAAATCGAAAGGATGAGGCTGACAACACCATTTTGCACATTTTGGTGCAAAGGGATTTGGAGCCACAG GTAGAAGAGGCACTTGGATTGATGTTAAATACTAGAATAAATTTGAACGCAAAGAATTTGGAGAACAAAACTGCATTAGACATGGCAGCCAATGTAGATATAAGGAGTATATTGTTGAGTGGTGGAGCAAAATCGAACTCACAAATCAACAATGCTCCAACATATGCACAAAAACTAAGATCAAAGACCACGATTATTGAAAACGTCTTAATTTGGAAACGTAATATTAGGAGTGATATATCAGAGGAGCAACGTAACACTTGGTTGATAGTTGCAACTCTTGTTGCAACTGCCACATATCAATCAGCACTGAGTCCCCCTGGTGGAGTTTATCAGGTTAATGCTAGTGACACTAATGTGAACATTACTGGTGGAGTTTCTAATCCAGGAAATGCTGGGAAATCGGTCTTGTCAAGGAATGAATTCTTTGTGTATTCATTGCTGAATATGCTTTCCTTTTTTGTATCAACTATAGCAGTATTTATTCTGACCCCAAATGGGATAATAGGCGTTCTAGTGTCTGGTCCAGTGGGTTGGTTTGTCCTTTGCTATATATTTTCTATGGTGAGGACATCCCCTACACATGCTAATGCCATTTTTGTTAAGATTGTTTCGTTTTCAATTATGTTTGTGGCATTGCCTTGTTGGGCTATTATAGTGTACTATGGACTTCGACGGATAATGCTAAAGAAGTTGGGTAGATCATAA